The Treponema medium genome has a window encoding:
- a CDS encoding pseudouridine synthase has translation MQKNIDMVMAAFDYNRMEPCIVRETAHWAVVYKPPHLPTAPLRADERNTLVYWFLHSTEAEGDVPSDDMKTDALLDATQIDAQKSPFEYGRDIQEVQVGNKPEIRLAGRRIREAQVRGKKAIEAGLLHRLDTDTRGLVLFAKDQKVYDFLAARQEAGQMIKTYCAFVEPNLSLTMEYNGYGFDVTELSALKELSAAQRGIAAQEQVVVQERIAVKERIAAKLPLTLESQFRNFGPGAKRVAPVFPGSRHYKKDGQLYTTVIEAADILPSPPQGGEQYALFQNNDGQSLVRVRCRLSRGYRHQVRAHLAAAGLPIVGDPLYAPQGAEAPPVSLQLYAVSLEFPDPENPQRNILVALPPPDRMNP, from the coding sequence ATGCAAAAAAATATTGATATGGTAATGGCGGCTTTCGATTACAATAGAATGGAACCCTGTATTGTACGGGAAACCGCTCATTGGGCGGTTGTGTATAAGCCCCCGCATCTTCCCACCGCGCCGCTTCGAGCAGATGAACGCAATACGCTGGTGTACTGGTTTTTGCATAGCACTGAGGCGGAGGGCGATGTTCCGTCCGATGATATGAAGACAGATGCGCTACTCGATGCTACGCAGATAGATGCACAGAAGTCGCCCTTCGAATACGGGCGGGATATTCAGGAAGTTCAGGTCGGCAATAAACCGGAGATACGGCTGGCAGGACGACGTATTCGGGAGGCGCAGGTACGTGGAAAAAAAGCGATCGAGGCGGGGCTGCTGCACCGGCTCGACACGGATACGCGAGGGCTTGTGCTTTTTGCAAAGGATCAGAAGGTATATGATTTTCTTGCTGCCCGGCAAGAAGCGGGGCAGATGATAAAAACCTATTGCGCGTTTGTAGAACCAAATCTATCCCTGACTATGGAATATAACGGGTATGGTTTCGATGTAACGGAGTTATCTGCGCTGAAAGAGTTGTCTGCTGCACAGAGGGGAATAGCTGCACAGGAACAGGTAGTAGTACAGGAACGGATAGCTGTAAAGGAACGGATAGCAGCAAAGCTACCGCTTACGCTGGAAAGTCAGTTTAGGAATTTCGGTCCCGGCGCAAAAAGGGTCGCTCCGGTTTTTCCCGGCTCGCGGCATTACAAGAAAGACGGGCAGCTGTATACGACGGTAATTGAGGCGGCCGATATTTTGCCGTCCCCGCCGCAGGGCGGTGAACAATACGCGTTATTCCAAAACAATGATGGGCAGTCTTTGGTTCGGGTACGATGCCGCCTTTCCCGCGGATACCGGCACCAAGTACGTGCTCATCTGGCCGCAGCCGGACTTCCGATTGTTGGTGACCCTCTGTATGCGCCGCAGGGAGCGGAAGCTCCACCGGTGAGTTTGCAGCTTTACGCGGTCAGCCTTGAGTTTCCCGATCCTGAAAACCCTCAGCGGAATATACTCGTTGCGCTTCCGCCGCCAGATAGAATGAACCCGTAA
- a CDS encoding RluA family pseudouridine synthase produces the protein MNKVFELTVPDGTGKLRLDAFCSSVLTGMTRSQLKTGAQSVQLNGRKAKLSSTVQAGDHITLIWENPLPDVLIPEHIPIRIVYEDNDVIVVNKQAGMVTHPAAGNWTGTLVQALAYYRLHTSPIHDAFACLLGAEQGRGNFTELLRAGIVHRLDKDTSGILITARSVEAEAFLKNEFKLRRTEKYYLAILNGVPEKQTGSIETSVFRDGHSSIRFAASADLSKGKYARSRYKVLQVYGRHSLALFKIDTGRTHQIRLHARFIGCPVVGDPLYGKKETEWKEYGLMLHAYRLCITLPSTQKKAVFTAPPPRKFRTVLRLLQTQHPQGNG, from the coding sequence ATGAATAAAGTATTTGAGCTTACAGTGCCGGATGGAACCGGTAAGCTGCGGCTTGATGCGTTTTGCAGCAGTGTTCTTACCGGTATGACCCGCTCACAGCTTAAAACAGGGGCGCAATCCGTGCAGCTCAATGGGCGAAAGGCAAAACTTTCAAGCACGGTGCAAGCGGGTGACCATATCACACTGATATGGGAAAATCCGCTCCCCGATGTTCTTATCCCTGAACACATTCCAATTCGTATTGTGTATGAAGATAACGATGTCATTGTAGTGAATAAACAGGCCGGTATGGTCACGCACCCTGCGGCGGGCAACTGGACGGGGACGCTGGTGCAGGCGCTCGCGTATTACCGCTTGCACACGTCGCCTATTCATGATGCATTCGCCTGCCTGCTTGGAGCGGAGCAGGGGAGGGGGAACTTTACCGAGCTGCTGCGTGCAGGTATTGTTCATCGGCTTGATAAGGATACTTCCGGCATCCTTATCACCGCCCGTAGTGTCGAGGCGGAAGCCTTTTTAAAAAACGAATTTAAGCTGAGGCGTACGGAAAAATATTATCTCGCAATTCTGAACGGCGTACCGGAAAAGCAAACCGGTAGTATTGAAACTTCGGTGTTTCGTGACGGACACAGCAGTATTCGGTTTGCCGCCTCGGCAGATCTGTCTAAAGGAAAATACGCCCGCTCCCGCTATAAGGTGTTGCAGGTGTACGGGCGGCATTCGCTGGCGCTCTTTAAAATCGATACCGGTAGAACTCATCAAATTAGACTGCACGCACGGTTTATCGGCTGCCCGGTGGTCGGAGATCCGCTCTATGGAAAAAAAGAAACCGAATGGAAGGAATACGGCTTGATGCTCCACGCATATCGGCTCTGTATTACGCTCCCTTCGACACAAAAAAAAGCCGTGTTCACCGCCCCACCGCCCCGAAAATTCCGGACTGTCCTGCGCCTTTTGCAGACGCAGCACCCGCAGGGGAATGGCTGA
- the rsmA gene encoding 16S rRNA (adenine(1518)-N(6)/adenine(1519)-N(6))-dimethyltransferase RsmA produces MKLPDYNAPSALAAVLDEHGFGMQKKFGQNFLINAHIRQELISALGFSAGDTVWEVGPGLGSMTSLLLEAGADLTVFEIDRGFVQLLTSYFGSYHSFHLIEGDVLKTWKTEYQRHAPKAFFGNLPYNIAAKLIAATIEAECFFDCMVITVQKEVGLRMTAAPGSADYSSFSLLCQWAYDVEPIRDIAPAAFWPKPNVESRALRFTKKQSPQPVRDARLFLSLVRGLFSARRKTVKNNLSAFLAAKGKKTLSAESLLKVAEIDPAARAESLTIYDFIRLSDTLAGCDE; encoded by the coding sequence ATGAAACTTCCCGACTATAATGCGCCGTCCGCACTCGCTGCCGTGTTAGATGAACACGGGTTCGGGATGCAGAAAAAATTCGGACAAAACTTTTTGATTAATGCACATATACGGCAGGAGTTGATTTCCGCACTCGGGTTTTCCGCCGGGGATACTGTATGGGAAGTCGGCCCGGGTCTCGGTTCGATGACGTCATTGCTATTAGAGGCAGGCGCCGATCTAACTGTGTTCGAAATAGACCGCGGCTTCGTACAGCTTTTAACGTCCTATTTCGGTTCATATCATTCGTTTCATTTAATAGAAGGCGATGTGCTTAAAACGTGGAAGACTGAATATCAACGGCACGCGCCGAAGGCCTTTTTCGGGAATCTACCGTACAATATTGCGGCAAAGCTCATCGCAGCGACAATCGAAGCCGAGTGTTTTTTTGACTGTATGGTTATAACCGTGCAAAAAGAGGTCGGTCTCCGTATGACCGCGGCTCCGGGAAGTGCGGATTATTCGTCGTTTTCGCTGTTGTGCCAATGGGCTTATGATGTAGAGCCGATTCGTGATATTGCTCCCGCTGCCTTTTGGCCTAAACCGAATGTCGAATCCCGGGCACTCCGTTTTACCAAAAAACAGTCCCCGCAGCCGGTACGCGATGCGCGTCTTTTTTTAAGCCTTGTCCGTGGTCTTTTCAGTGCGCGGCGTAAAACGGTGAAGAATAATTTGAGTGCGTTCCTTGCTGCCAAAGGAAAAAAGACGCTGTCTGCGGAATCCCTGCTGAAAGTAGCCGAAATCGATCCCGCTGCCCGTGCGGAATCATTGACCATCTATGATTTTATCCGATTATCGGATACACTGGCGGGCTGTGATGAATAA
- a CDS encoding acyl-[acyl-carrier-protein] thioesterase produces MILDNKYMMPYTVPTTAIDGQYRCTPITLAALSQDLAANHYSSTGIFMPQLQERGLMWIISKQHFEIHEYPLWLDCLTLQTWAQPPKGLFCFRDFAYYYAEGGKKASLSAAFKDFDAAERRGIEWTADSLRRHGELCVRGSTCWVVLNTKTNQPAVLDDTVFGSLAFCTEHLEGRVFAKIPLPAHWDREELFHLSLLDIDMNGHVNNLNYIRWALSFMDADFCRGKLLRVLDTNFLISAQYGEQLCCRCSHIEDNVCVHSIVRTSDGSEVFRARTEWADERKMARPLQVEHETSRL; encoded by the coding sequence ATGATACTCGACAATAAATATATGATGCCGTATACGGTGCCGACCACAGCCATCGACGGGCAGTACCGTTGTACGCCGATAACTCTTGCTGCGCTTTCGCAGGATTTGGCGGCTAATCACTATAGCTCTACCGGTATATTTATGCCGCAGCTGCAAGAACGAGGTTTGATGTGGATTATCTCCAAGCAACATTTTGAAATACATGAATATCCGCTCTGGCTCGATTGCCTGACGTTACAAACATGGGCGCAGCCGCCGAAGGGACTTTTTTGTTTTCGGGATTTTGCTTATTACTACGCCGAGGGCGGGAAGAAAGCTTCGTTGTCTGCGGCCTTTAAAGATTTTGATGCGGCGGAACGGAGGGGTATCGAATGGACGGCAGACTCGTTGCGGCGACATGGAGAGCTGTGTGTGCGCGGCAGTACGTGCTGGGTTGTGCTGAATACGAAAACCAATCAGCCTGCCGTTCTTGACGATACGGTGTTCGGTTCGTTGGCGTTTTGTACTGAGCATTTAGAAGGGCGGGTTTTTGCAAAAATTCCCTTGCCGGCACACTGGGATCGCGAGGAGTTGTTCCATCTCTCGCTTTTGGATATCGATATGAACGGGCATGTCAATAATCTGAATTATATCCGCTGGGCATTGTCGTTTATGGATGCGGACTTTTGCCGCGGCAAATTGCTCCGCGTCCTCGATACCAATTTTTTGATTTCCGCTCAATATGGAGAACAACTCTGCTGCCGCTGCTCTCATATTGAAGACAACGTATGTGTGCATTCTATTGTGAGAACTTCCGACGGCAGCGAGGTGTTCCGCGCCCGTACCGAATGGGCTGATGAGCGGAAAATGGCACGGCCGCTTCAGGTTGAACATGAAACTTCCCGACTATAA
- a CDS encoding DUF459 domain-containing protein has translation MSENSQHGKPLQQEWQEYNDRQGQKTQHRQNSEQERNGRYSPNQCFFFAVLTLIILIPFLGQRLAHPVQNIKRASLKNIYSALTAPIVSVTESSPVAAVIPVLRNAFIRTARLTERSEWDTFFYHQGVYDSEVAAFYAVTGEQGYIETIPGFSDNLSGGGLPAELFGQVSKEMLRNVALPVVHSARMPLRLFFFGDSQMRSIAAGMTRALGSDSSIAIRELSVPSSGFLRSDYYNWPQKLEAVFAVQKDGERFDAVVAFLGMNDYQDMWTTGGIILTAGSPEWEEVYRKMVKVHLDTALASVPRLYWLGLPVVRSAAYNEKMQYLNAVHDSIAEEYDSKKLVRISLKSLVEQYGTGYIGAIKPEGSAWIPLMQSDGIHYTIEGGEYLMKRFIDRLHRDYVFR, from the coding sequence ATGAGTGAAAACAGTCAACACGGCAAACCGCTTCAACAAGAGTGGCAAGAATACAACGATCGACAAGGACAAAAAACGCAACACAGGCAAAACAGTGAGCAAGAGCGGAACGGTCGGTACTCTCCCAATCAGTGTTTTTTCTTTGCTGTGCTAACACTGATTATTCTTATTCCGTTTTTAGGGCAGCGGCTTGCGCATCCGGTGCAAAACATCAAAAGGGCCTCTCTAAAAAATATTTACAGTGCGCTCACCGCACCGATTGTTTCCGTTACCGAATCTTCTCCTGTTGCTGCCGTTATCCCCGTATTGAGGAATGCGTTTATACGAACGGCGAGGTTAACGGAGCGCAGCGAATGGGATACGTTTTTTTACCACCAAGGGGTGTACGACAGCGAGGTCGCCGCTTTTTATGCGGTAACCGGTGAGCAAGGCTATATCGAAACAATACCCGGTTTTTCGGATAATTTAAGCGGCGGCGGTCTGCCTGCGGAATTGTTCGGGCAGGTTTCTAAAGAGATGCTCCGCAATGTTGCTCTACCGGTCGTTCATTCTGCACGGATGCCGTTGCGTCTATTCTTTTTTGGAGATTCCCAGATGCGCAGTATCGCTGCCGGTATGACCCGCGCACTCGGCTCCGACTCTTCTATTGCAATACGGGAGTTAAGCGTTCCTTCTTCCGGTTTTCTCCGTTCCGATTACTATAACTGGCCGCAAAAACTTGAAGCCGTTTTTGCCGTTCAAAAAGACGGGGAACGCTTTGATGCCGTGGTTGCCTTTTTAGGCATGAACGACTATCAGGATATGTGGACAACCGGCGGCATCATTCTTACGGCAGGCTCGCCCGAATGGGAAGAGGTGTACCGTAAAATGGTAAAAGTACATCTCGACACTGCGCTCGCTTCCGTTCCGCGACTGTACTGGCTCGGCTTACCGGTCGTGCGGAGCGCTGCATATAACGAAAAGATGCAATATCTAAATGCAGTGCACGATTCCATAGCGGAAGAATACGATTCTAAAAAGCTGGTCAGAATTTCGCTTAAAAGCCTTGTCGAACAATATGGAACGGGATACATCGGCGCAATTAAGCCTGAAGGCAGCGCATGGATACCCCTCATGCAAAGCGACGGTATTCACTACACAATCGAGGGCGGCGAGTATTTAATGAAGCGCTTCATTGACCGCCTGCACCGCGACTATGTATTCAGGTAA